A stretch of Blautia liquoris DNA encodes these proteins:
- a CDS encoding ABC transporter ATP-binding protein, whose amino-acid sequence MAMLRVEDLHVYYGVIQALKGISFEVNQGEVVALIGSNGAGKTTTLHALTGLIPKQRGFVEFEGRQITKVPAHKIVEMGIAHVPEGRRVFSELTVYENLILGAYTRNDKSEISETLKKVYHRFPRLEERKNQRAGTLSGGEQQMLAMGRALMSKPKMIVMDEPSMGLSPIFVNEIFEIIEEVSADGTTVLLVEQNANKALSIADRAYVLETGKIVLSGDADKMLEDDSIKKAYLGE is encoded by the coding sequence ATGGCAATGTTACGTGTCGAAGATTTGCATGTATATTATGGCGTGATACAAGCGCTGAAGGGAATTAGCTTCGAAGTGAATCAGGGTGAGGTAGTTGCCCTGATCGGTTCCAACGGTGCAGGGAAGACTACTACACTTCATGCCTTGACGGGACTTATCCCAAAACAGAGAGGCTTTGTTGAGTTTGAGGGAAGGCAAATCACAAAAGTTCCCGCACATAAAATTGTGGAGATGGGAATTGCTCATGTGCCTGAGGGACGCCGTGTTTTTTCTGAACTGACTGTCTATGAGAACCTTATTTTGGGAGCGTATACCCGCAATGATAAATCTGAAATCAGTGAAACTCTGAAAAAAGTGTATCATCGATTTCCAAGACTGGAAGAGAGAAAAAATCAGAGGGCAGGAACGCTTTCGGGCGGCGAGCAACAGATGCTGGCCATGGGACGCGCACTCATGTCAAAACCTAAGATGATTGTGATGGATGAGCCATCCATGGGTCTTTCACCTATATTCGTCAATGAGATATTTGAGATTATAGAAGAGGTCAGTGCGGATGGAACTACCGTTCTGCTTGTAGAGCAGAATGCCAACAAAGCTCTTAGCATTGCAGACCGTGCTTATGTGCTGGAGACCGGGAAGATAGTTCTTAGCGGTGACGCGGACAAAATGCTTGAGGATGATTCGATCAAGAAGGCCTATCTGGGAGAATAA
- a CDS encoding ABC transporter ATP-binding protein: protein MADMLEVNNLSIAFGGLQAVSAFNLNIKKGQLYGLIGPNGAGKTTVFNLLTGVYKPTEGLIKLDGENLIGKNTLEINKAGIARTFQNIRLFQEMSVLDNVKAGLHNHYKYSSLSGILRLPSYHKTEKIMDEKAVEILKVFDLDGEKNYMAGNLPYGKQRKLEIARALATKPKLLLLDEPAAGMNPNETLELMNTIRFVKEHFNMTILLIEHDMKLVGGICEALTVLNFGRILAEGKTDVVLNDSAVVTAYLGE, encoded by the coding sequence ATGGCGGATATGTTAGAGGTAAATAATTTATCCATCGCATTCGGTGGTCTCCAGGCCGTAAGTGCTTTTAATCTGAATATTAAAAAAGGGCAGTTGTACGGACTGATCGGACCGAATGGGGCAGGGAAAACCACGGTGTTCAATTTACTGACAGGAGTTTATAAGCCGACGGAAGGGCTTATTAAGCTGGATGGTGAGAACCTGATCGGAAAAAACACCCTGGAGATCAATAAAGCCGGCATTGCCAGAACCTTCCAGAATATTCGGCTGTTTCAGGAGATGAGTGTACTTGACAATGTCAAAGCCGGGCTGCATAATCATTATAAGTACTCTTCACTCTCTGGAATTTTAAGACTTCCGTCTTACCATAAGACAGAAAAAATTATGGATGAGAAGGCTGTTGAAATATTGAAAGTTTTTGACCTTGATGGGGAAAAGAATTATATGGCAGGAAACCTCCCATATGGAAAACAACGCAAACTTGAGATTGCCCGAGCATTGGCTACAAAGCCGAAATTGCTTTTACTGGATGAGCCGGCTGCAGGCATGAATCCCAATGAGACACTTGAACTTATGAATACCATCCGTTTTGTAAAAGAGCATTTTAATATGACAATTCTTCTGATCGAGCATGATATGAAACTGGTAGGCGGAATCTGTGAAGCCTTGACGGTGTTGAATTTCGGCAGGATCCTGGCTGAGGGAAAAACCGATGTCGTTTTGAATGACTCGGCGGTTGTCACAGCTTATCTGGGCGAATAG
- a CDS encoding branched-chain amino acid ABC transporter permease, producing MKKNSSGNMAVKKDNLITYGIVVLFYIVMQIMTVTGSVSSLLSGLLVPLCVYVIAAVSLNLVIGISGELSLGHAGFMCVGAYSSAFFSNLMGDTMPSPVRFILAILIGALAAALFGIIIGIPVMRLNGDYLAIVTLAFGEIIKNLMNILYIGKDSHGLHFATGDASALGMEEGGKVIVNGALGITGTPKDSSFTIGVVLILITLLIVLNLVHSRSGRAIMSVRDNRIAAESVGINSTKYRLMAFTVSASLAGVAGVLYAHNLSTLTVKKFDYNTSIMILVYVVLGGIGNIRGSMIAAVILTALPEMLRGLSDYRMLIYAIVLIIMMLFNWAPAAVNVRERLKDRLKARFKALCGRRKKGKEA from the coding sequence ATGAAGAAAAATAGTAGTGGGAATATGGCAGTGAAAAAAGACAATCTGATTACGTATGGAATTGTGGTTCTTTTCTATATTGTAATGCAGATCATGACCGTTACAGGAAGTGTTTCCAGCCTTCTTTCGGGCCTTCTTGTTCCTCTTTGTGTATATGTGATTGCAGCAGTCTCCCTCAATCTTGTGATTGGTATCTCTGGTGAACTAAGTCTTGGACATGCAGGCTTTATGTGTGTGGGAGCATACTCAAGTGCTTTTTTTTCAAATCTTATGGGAGATACGATGCCCTCCCCGGTGCGATTTATTCTGGCGATACTGATCGGTGCTCTTGCTGCAGCACTTTTTGGTATCATTATCGGCATTCCAGTTATGCGGCTGAATGGGGATTATCTGGCTATTGTGACACTTGCATTTGGGGAAATTATCAAGAACCTGATGAATATACTCTATATAGGTAAAGACAGTCACGGTCTGCATTTTGCGACAGGTGACGCGTCTGCTCTTGGCATGGAAGAAGGCGGGAAGGTGATTGTCAACGGAGCACTCGGCATTACGGGGACTCCAAAAGATTCCTCGTTCACCATTGGTGTGGTTTTGATTTTAATCACGCTGTTAATTGTACTGAATCTGGTTCATTCAAGAAGCGGTCGTGCAATCATGTCGGTCCGGGATAATCGCATCGCGGCTGAATCTGTCGGAATCAATTCTACAAAATACAGATTGATGGCATTTACAGTTTCGGCCTCGCTTGCAGGTGTGGCCGGTGTCTTATATGCACATAATCTTTCAACACTGACGGTTAAAAAATTCGATTATAATACATCCATTATGATATTGGTATATGTCGTGTTGGGAGGAATCGGCAATATACGCGGTTCTATGATTGCAGCGGTGATTTTAACCGCTCTCCCGGAAATGCTGCGCGGACTTTCGGACTATCGCATGCTGATCTATGCCATTGTTCTGATCATAATGATGCTGTTTAACTGGGCTCCTGCAGCTGTGAATGTCAGAGAACGATTAAAAGACCGATTAAAGGCCCGATTCAAAGCTCTCTGTGGCAGACGAAAGAAAGGTAAGGAGGCGTAA
- a CDS encoding branched-chain amino acid ABC transporter permease — MSFLSYLINGISLGSVYAIIALGYTMVYGIAKMLNFAHGDIIMIGAYVIFTLMTGAGLHPLLAILISVVVCTLLGVVIEKIAYKPLRNAGSSLAVLITAIGVSYLLQNLALLIFGAGAKSFSNVVTFPNLKMAGGKLTITGTTAVTIIVSLVIMLGLTLFVNKTKPGRAMQAVSEDRGAAELMGINVNATISLTFAIGSGLAAIAGALLCSAYPTLTPYTGAMPGIKAFVAAVFGGIGSIPGAMIGGVLLGVIEILGKAYISSQVADAIVFAVLIVVLLVKPTGLFGKNIQEKV; from the coding sequence ATGAGTTTTCTCTCTTATTTAATTAATGGAATCAGTCTGGGCAGTGTATATGCAATTATTGCTCTCGGATATACGATGGTTTATGGAATAGCAAAAATGCTCAATTTCGCTCATGGCGATATAATTATGATCGGAGCATATGTAATTTTTACACTTATGACAGGAGCCGGGTTACACCCGCTCCTGGCTATTTTAATTTCTGTAGTTGTTTGTACACTTCTCGGAGTTGTGATCGAAAAGATAGCCTATAAACCTCTGAGAAATGCAGGATCTTCATTGGCTGTTTTAATCACTGCAATTGGTGTCAGTTATCTGCTTCAGAATCTCGCACTGCTTATTTTCGGCGCAGGTGCAAAATCATTTTCAAATGTGGTGACTTTTCCGAACCTTAAGATGGCGGGCGGGAAACTAACAATCACGGGTACGACAGCAGTTACAATTATAGTCAGTCTCGTCATTATGCTTGGTCTGACTTTATTTGTCAATAAAACAAAACCGGGACGTGCAATGCAGGCGGTATCGGAGGACCGCGGAGCCGCCGAACTGATGGGAATTAATGTGAACGCTACAATTTCACTGACCTTTGCCATAGGATCAGGCCTTGCGGCAATTGCAGGGGCTCTGTTATGTTCCGCATATCCGACCCTTACCCCTTATACAGGTGCAATGCCCGGAATCAAGGCTTTTGTCGCTGCAGTATTCGGAGGAATCGGTTCAATACCCGGTGCCATGATTGGCGGAGTTCTGCTCGGCGTCATAGAAATACTGGGAAAGGCCTATATCTCTTCCCAGGTGGCAGATGCAATTGTTTTTGCTGTCCTGATTGTCGTGCTGCTTGTAAAACCAACGGGTTTGTTCGGAAAGAATATTCAGGAGAAAGTGTGA
- a CDS encoding ABC transporter substrate-binding protein — translation MLKKKMLVSLALTVTMAATAFAGCGSSDNTPSDDKKVFKIGGIGPTTGDNAAYGDAVEKASKLAAEEINKDGGINGNKVEFKFEDDESDAEKSVNAYNTLKDWGMQMLVGTVTSAPCIAVATETANDNMFLLTPSATSVDSIAPDNAFRVCFSDPAQGNKSAEYIGKNNIAKKVAVIYDSSSPYSSGIYESFKKGAKDNGIDVVAAEAFTADSKSDFKVQLQKAEDAGAELIFLPIYYTEASLILKQASDMGINTKFFGCDGLDGLLGVKNFDSKLAEGVMLLTPFAADAQDETTQKFVKAYKDKYDGETPIQFAADAYDALYAIKAAGDQAKLTPDMSVSDIGDAMKKAMVDITVDGVTGKIDWSENGEPEKEPKAVVIENGTYVAM, via the coding sequence ATGTTAAAGAAGAAAATGCTTGTGAGTCTTGCACTTACAGTTACGATGGCGGCTACTGCTTTTGCAGGCTGTGGAAGCAGTGATAATACACCCTCGGATGATAAGAAAGTATTCAAAATCGGAGGCATTGGGCCGACAACAGGTGATAATGCCGCTTATGGAGATGCCGTTGAAAAGGCTTCAAAACTCGCCGCAGAGGAAATCAATAAGGACGGTGGGATCAACGGAAATAAGGTGGAGTTTAAGTTTGAGGATGATGAAAGTGATGCGGAAAAGTCTGTCAATGCTTACAACACATTAAAAGACTGGGGTATGCAGATGCTGGTCGGAACTGTGACAAGCGCACCTTGTATCGCAGTTGCAACGGAAACGGCAAATGACAATATGTTTCTGCTGACACCCTCTGCAACATCTGTGGATAGTATAGCTCCAGATAATGCCTTTCGTGTCTGTTTTTCAGATCCGGCGCAAGGTAACAAATCTGCAGAGTATATCGGAAAAAACAATATAGCCAAAAAAGTAGCTGTGATCTATGACAGCTCTAGTCCCTATTCTTCAGGAATCTACGAGAGCTTTAAGAAGGGTGCCAAAGACAATGGCATTGATGTCGTAGCTGCGGAAGCCTTTACGGCGGACAGTAAATCTGATTTTAAAGTTCAGCTGCAGAAGGCAGAGGATGCCGGTGCGGAACTGATCTTCCTCCCAATCTATTATACTGAGGCCTCACTGATCTTAAAACAGGCCTCTGATATGGGAATCAATACAAAATTTTTTGGGTGTGACGGACTGGACGGACTTCTCGGAGTTAAAAACTTTGATTCGAAACTTGCGGAAGGTGTGATGCTGTTGACGCCATTCGCCGCAGATGCACAGGATGAGACGACTCAGAAGTTTGTCAAAGCTTACAAAGATAAATATGATGGAGAGACACCGATCCAGTTTGCAGCAGATGCATATGATGCACTCTATGCAATCAAGGCGGCGGGTGATCAGGCAAAGCTCACACCGGATATGTCGGTTTCCGATATCGGCGATGCGATGAAAAAGGCAATGGTAGATATTACAGTAGACGGTGTGACAGGTAAGATTGACTGGTCTGAAAATGGCGAACCTGAAAAGGAACCTAAGGCTGTAGTCATCGAGAATGGTACCTATGTTGCAATGTAA
- a CDS encoding sugar phosphate nucleotidyltransferase: MKQPVLVVMAAGQKSWHDGLKLIDPVDSQENAIMDFSVYDAIKAGFSEIVFIINRENESRFRSKIDRTISKYVKVHYVYQELYDLPEGYLVPEGRKKPWGTGYAVLSCIYELKGAPFAVINADDFYGRQAFTLMYDQLSSRQDDLDQYHYAMVGYRLKNALTKAGAVSRRICQLDQNGYLNEINEYHFIEKKDGRFLYTQDGGDSFRLISADVIVSMNFWGFTDSFLDELQSRFLKFLNKDVQKAPLNAEYFLPAVVNELIREGKADVAVLPSDEHWYGGINSENKAAAADAISEMKKSGLYPKNLWN, translated from the coding sequence ATGAAACAGCCGGTTTTAGTGGTAATGGCAGCTGGGCAGAAGAGCTGGCATGATGGATTAAAACTGATAGATCCCGTTGACAGCCAGGAAAATGCCATTATGGATTTTTCTGTTTACGATGCCATAAAGGCAGGCTTTTCCGAGATTGTTTTTATTATAAACAGAGAGAATGAATCGCGATTTCGCTCAAAGATAGATCGTACAATCAGCAAATATGTGAAAGTGCACTATGTCTATCAGGAACTCTATGATCTGCCGGAAGGGTATCTGGTTCCTGAGGGGCGCAAAAAACCATGGGGAACAGGGTATGCAGTGCTTAGCTGTATCTATGAGCTGAAAGGTGCACCTTTTGCAGTGATCAATGCAGATGATTTTTATGGGAGACAGGCGTTTACACTGATGTATGATCAGCTTTCATCCCGACAGGACGACTTGGATCAATATCATTATGCCATGGTAGGATATCGTCTCAAAAACGCACTGACGAAAGCTGGGGCAGTGTCACGAAGAATCTGCCAGTTGGATCAGAACGGTTATCTAAATGAGATCAATGAGTATCATTTCATCGAGAAAAAAGACGGAAGATTCTTATATACGCAAGACGGCGGAGACAGTTTCAGACTAATTTCAGCAGATGTGATAGTTTCCATGAATTTTTGGGGTTTTACAGATAGCTTCTTAGATGAACTTCAGTCTCGCTTTTTGAAGTTCCTGAACAAAGATGTGCAAAAAGCTCCGCTAAATGCTGAATATTTTCTCCCAGCGGTTGTAAATGAACTGATCAGGGAAGGTAAAGCAGATGTTGCGGTTCTGCCCTCCGATGAACATTGGTATGGCGGCATAAACAGCGAAAATAAAGCGGCTGCGGCCGATGCAATTAGCGAGATGAAAAAGAGTGGCCTATATCCGAAAAATTTATGGAATTAA
- a CDS encoding ABC-F family ATP-binding cassette domain-containing protein, translated as MISANNVTLRFGKKALFEDVNIKFLEGNCYGMIGANGAGKSTFLKILSGKLEPTSGEVAITPGQRLSVLEQDHFKYDSYPVLDTVIMGNARLYEIMKEKEAIYAKEDFSEEDGIRASELEGEFAEMNGWEAESDAEQMLNGLGIETKYHNVLMRDLDGSQKVKVLLARALFGNPDILLLDEPTNYLDLDAIGWLEEFLINFENTVIVVSHDRYFLNKVCTHTADIDYGKIQLYAGNYDFWYESSQLLVKQMKEANKKKEEKIKELQDFIRRFSANASKSKQATSRKRALEKIQLDEIRPSSRKYPYIDFRPDREIGNEVLQVENLTKIIDGQVILDHISFTLGREDKAALVGANELAKTTLFQILMGEMEPDEGTYKWGVTTSQAYFPKDYTEEFDSDLTIADWLTQYSEIKDVTYVRGFLGRMLFAGEDGVKKVRVLSGGEKVRCLLSKMMISGANVLLLDEPTNHLDMESITALNNGLIKFSGVIVFASHDHQFVETTANRIMEIVPGGSLIDKITTYDEYLESDEMARKRQVYIMTEEDN; from the coding sequence ATGATATCAGCAAATAATGTGACGCTGCGCTTTGGCAAAAAGGCGCTGTTTGAAGATGTAAATATTAAATTTTTAGAGGGAAACTGTTATGGTATGATCGGTGCAAATGGTGCTGGAAAATCAACTTTTCTAAAAATTCTATCCGGGAAATTAGAGCCTACCAGTGGTGAAGTTGCAATTACTCCCGGACAAAGACTATCGGTTCTGGAGCAAGATCATTTTAAATATGACAGTTATCCGGTTCTCGATACGGTAATCATGGGAAATGCCAGATTATATGAGATTATGAAAGAAAAGGAAGCCATTTATGCAAAAGAAGATTTTTCCGAGGAGGATGGAATCCGGGCGAGTGAATTGGAGGGAGAATTCGCGGAGATGAATGGCTGGGAAGCTGAGTCTGATGCTGAACAGATGTTAAATGGGCTTGGAATTGAGACAAAATATCATAATGTCTTGATGAGAGATCTCGACGGTTCCCAGAAAGTGAAGGTACTTCTGGCGAGGGCGTTATTCGGAAATCCAGATATTCTTCTGCTGGATGAGCCGACTAACTATCTCGATCTGGATGCAATTGGGTGGCTGGAAGAATTCCTAATTAACTTTGAGAACACAGTAATTGTGGTTTCCCATGACCGCTATTTTTTGAATAAAGTTTGTACTCATACTGCGGATATTGATTATGGAAAGATTCAGTTGTACGCCGGAAACTATGATTTCTGGTATGAGTCCAGTCAGCTTCTGGTAAAACAGATGAAAGAGGCAAATAAGAAAAAAGAAGAAAAGATTAAAGAGCTGCAGGACTTCATCCGCCGTTTCAGTGCGAACGCATCCAAGAGCAAACAGGCGACATCAAGAAAACGAGCACTGGAAAAGATCCAGCTGGATGAGATCAGACCTTCGAGCCGTAAATATCCTTATATTGACTTTCGTCCCGACCGTGAAATTGGAAATGAAGTGCTTCAGGTCGAAAACCTGACAAAGATAATCGACGGACAGGTGATTCTGGATCATATTTCATTTACTCTTGGAAGAGAAGACAAGGCAGCACTCGTGGGTGCGAATGAACTGGCAAAGACGACTTTATTTCAGATTCTTATGGGCGAGATGGAGCCGGATGAGGGAACTTATAAATGGGGTGTGACGACATCTCAGGCTTATTTTCCAAAGGATTACACAGAGGAATTTGACAGCGATCTTACGATTGCCGACTGGCTTACCCAGTATTCAGAGATTAAAGATGTCACATACGTCCGAGGATTTTTGGGACGAATGCTTTTTGCAGGGGAAGACGGAGTGAAAAAGGTAAGAGTCCTCTCCGGAGGAGAAAAAGTTCGCTGCCTTTTGTCAAAGATGATGATTTCGGGTGCGAATGTTCTTTTACTGGATGAGCCTACGAATCATCTGGATATGGAGTCTATTACAGCTCTGAACAATGGATTGATCAAATTTTCAGGTGTGATTGTGTTCGCCTCACATGATCATCAGTTTGTTGAGACAACAGCAAACCGTATTATGGAAATTGTTCCGGGCGGATCACTGATTGACAAGATTACCACCTACGATGAATATCTGGAAAGTGATGAGATGGCCAGAAAACGTCAAGTTTATATTATGACGGAGGAGGATAATTAA
- a CDS encoding sulfatase-like hydrolase/transferase: MEKWMKVLTSGRQRLLFAAGSLYWSLILVFLLANSRLIVGTNIAEKKRNTIVLFVLLACICVSAAFWILKFPGKTGKRRESQRMKIRHILILLLNSAYLFVQIELTNNPLFRSMKLQYMVLNISFIFVMLIILLCFLNSWRKTMLIGNLLSFVFSLVFYYVYLFRGEPFQFIDLFSITTAMEVAGGYDFSLTREIVITAVVTLCLIGVYYESADAKVAKQIKSKVWMRILTAAATIGIYIAYLNTGWNGALGILTDLYRPYETYEEYGTTAGFLCVAKYMRLTPPKDYSEGKVKKLAKETKTDQKSQEGKVKPVNIIAIMNESWADYRLLGDFNVNQPYMEFYDSMKENTIKGNTLVCIQGGGTAKTEYEFLTGNSVKRFPGMVPYVSYFTHDQYSLVSTLKSQGYRAEAMHPNKGSNWKRTSAYRMLSFDKFYTIDDFDPSSKRIRQHISDRANYEKIIETVNKKENPDDPYFLFDITMQNHGGYLDTSYHSDVKTQGYTDPAVNQYLSLLKESDDALKYLINYFKDYDEPTMIVMFGDHYPDLPDRFTEWITGKKYDDSSLKEQERYFATPFFIWANYDIPEEEDVFTSTNYLSTRMLSETGLKMTPYNYYLQNLEKSMPALNHLGYMDTYGEFTGWEDAADKYNKLELEYETLQYNELAKDSGRLDEFFRVK, encoded by the coding sequence GTGGAGAAATGGATGAAGGTGCTGACAAGTGGCAGGCAGAGACTGTTGTTTGCAGCTGGTTCTCTGTATTGGAGTTTAATTCTGGTGTTTCTGCTTGCAAACAGTCGTCTGATTGTAGGTACAAATATTGCGGAAAAAAAGAGAAATACAATTGTTCTTTTTGTCCTTTTAGCCTGCATCTGTGTATCGGCTGCTTTCTGGATATTAAAATTCCCAGGCAAAACAGGGAAAAGGCGCGAATCACAGAGGATGAAAATCCGGCATATTCTTATTCTCCTGCTTAATTCAGCTTATTTATTCGTCCAGATTGAATTGACTAATAATCCGCTCTTTCGATCAATGAAACTGCAGTATATGGTTCTGAACATTTCTTTTATCTTTGTCATGCTGATTATTCTGTTGTGTTTCCTGAATTCGTGGCGTAAAACAATGCTGATCGGAAATCTGCTTTCTTTTGTTTTCAGCCTGGTGTTTTACTATGTATATCTCTTCCGTGGTGAGCCTTTTCAGTTTATTGACCTTTTCAGTATTACAACGGCCATGGAAGTGGCAGGAGGGTATGACTTTTCCCTTACCAGAGAGATTGTGATAACTGCCGTCGTGACACTTTGTCTGATTGGTGTGTACTATGAGAGTGCAGACGCAAAAGTAGCAAAACAGATTAAATCCAAAGTATGGATGCGAATATTGACAGCAGCAGCGACGATTGGTATATACATCGCTTATCTGAATACCGGATGGAATGGTGCACTTGGAATTCTTACGGATCTCTACCGCCCTTACGAAACCTATGAAGAATATGGAACAACCGCAGGGTTTCTATGTGTGGCCAAATACATGAGACTTACACCGCCAAAAGACTATTCAGAGGGGAAAGTAAAGAAACTGGCTAAAGAGACAAAGACCGATCAAAAGAGCCAGGAGGGGAAGGTAAAGCCGGTTAATATCATCGCAATTATGAATGAATCCTGGGCAGATTATCGACTGCTCGGCGATTTCAATGTAAATCAGCCATATATGGAGTTTTATGATTCCATGAAGGAAAATACAATAAAGGGGAATACACTTGTCTGCATACAGGGGGGCGGAACTGCAAAGACAGAGTATGAGTTTCTGACCGGTAATTCGGTGAAACGTTTTCCGGGAATGGTCCCCTACGTCAGCTATTTTACTCATGATCAGTACTCCCTGGTCAGCACGTTAAAAAGTCAAGGCTATCGCGCAGAGGCGATGCATCCCAATAAAGGAAGCAACTGGAAACGAACCAGTGCATACCGGATGCTTTCCTTTGACAAGTTTTATACCATAGACGATTTTGATCCGTCTTCGAAACGAATTCGCCAGCATATCAGTGACCGTGCAAACTATGAAAAAATTATAGAGACAGTCAATAAGAAAGAGAACCCTGACGATCCATATTTTCTGTTCGATATCACAATGCAGAATCACGGAGGGTACCTGGATACGAGTTATCACAGTGATGTAAAGACACAGGGATATACAGACCCGGCAGTGAATCAGTATCTGTCTCTTCTAAAAGAATCAGATGATGCCTTAAAATACTTGATCAACTATTTTAAAGATTACGATGAGCCCACAATGATTGTCATGTTTGGTGATCATTATCCGGATCTTCCGGATCGGTTTACCGAATGGATTACCGGTAAAAAATATGACGACAGTTCTCTGAAAGAGCAGGAGAGATATTTTGCAACTCCGTTTTTTATCTGGGCAAATTATGACATCCCCGAAGAGGAAGATGTCTTCACCAGTACAAACTATCTCTCAACCAGAATGTTATCTGAAACAGGACTTAAGATGACACCTTATAATTATTATCTCCAAAACCTGGAGAAAAGCATGCCCGCACTGAACCATCTGGGGTATATGGATACATATGGTGAGTTTACCGGGTGGGAAGATGCGGCTGACAAATACAATAAGCTGGAGCTGGAATATGAGACACTGCAGTACAACGAACTGGCAAAAGATTCGGGAAGACTCGATGAATTCTTTCGTGTAAAATAG
- a CDS encoding putative manganese transporter encodes MLLDVFKDTVVDTLKVIPFLFLTYLLMEYLEHKAGGKTETVMRKSGKFGPLIGGVVGIIPQCGFSAAAASLFAGGVISAGTLLAIFLSTSDEMLPILISESVAPLSIIKILAVKALLGVISGFLIDLIWKKRIQKGHNHHMHKDKEIHDLCEHDHCHCEEDGIVKSAAVHTLQITFFIFVISFIIGLTVEVIGADKIGSLVSSRPFAGIFFAALVGLIPNCAASVVITQLYLEGLLRSAQMMAGLLVGAGVGILVLFRSNKDTKENLKLTALLYACGVIWGIIIEISGIVF; translated from the coding sequence ATGTTACTAGATGTATTTAAAGACACAGTTGTCGACACCTTGAAAGTAATACCTTTTTTGTTTCTGACCTATCTTCTCATGGAGTATCTGGAACATAAGGCAGGGGGAAAAACAGAAACCGTTATGAGAAAATCCGGAAAATTTGGTCCGCTGATTGGCGGAGTAGTCGGTATTATTCCCCAATGTGGATTTTCAGCTGCAGCGGCCAGTCTTTTTGCCGGCGGAGTGATTTCGGCAGGGACACTTCTTGCGATATTTTTATCGACTTCCGATGAGATGCTTCCGATTCTGATCTCTGAATCTGTGGCGCCACTGTCAATTATTAAAATTCTTGCAGTAAAAGCCTTGCTTGGTGTGATCTCAGGATTTTTGATTGACCTTATATGGAAAAAAAGAATTCAAAAGGGCCATAATCATCACATGCATAAAGACAAAGAGATTCATGATTTATGTGAACATGATCATTGCCATTGTGAAGAGGACGGGATTGTGAAATCTGCGGCAGTACATACCTTGCAGATCACTTTCTTTATTTTTGTGATATCGTTTATTATAGGATTGACAGTGGAGGTGATTGGGGCGGATAAAATCGGTTCTCTGGTAAGCTCCCGGCCGTTTGCAGGTATCTTTTTTGCGGCACTTGTAGGTTTGATTCCGAATTGTGCGGCTTCCGTTGTGATCACACAGCTCTATCTGGAGGGTCTGCTTCGAAGCGCACAGATGATGGCGGGACTGCTGGTCGGTGCCGGAGTAGGAATACTGGTATTGTTTCGGTCCAATAAAGATACAAAGGAAAATCTGAAACTGACTGCACTTCTCTATGCCTGTGGCGTAATCTGGGGAATTATCATTGAGATTTCGGGGATTGTGTTTTAG